In the Helicobacter cetorum MIT 99-5656 genome, GAAATGTTTTTGCTCCCTTTTTAACAAATTGCTTTAAATATCTCAAAAAATCTAGATTGTGCGTAGAGATAAATAGCTGTTTAAAACATTTTTCTTCAACAATACAAGACTCAATCAAACCAAACACAGAAAAAATATGGTTATTATCTAAGCTAGAAATAGGGTCGTCAATGTAAATAATTGTTTTGGAAGTAGCATTTGTAAATTTATCTTTATGTTTTGCCATAAAATAACAAAAAGAAATCAAACTGCATTCACCCTCACTTAAATTCTTAGCCTTTTTATACTCTCCCCTATACTCTCTTTGCACTTCATACTTAATGCCTTCAACACCATTTTTATCTACTGAATATAGCCTTAATCCCCTATGTGAAAAATATCTATCTAAATATTCATTCACACGCCCAGCACCTTTGTCTTCATTTTTTAATTCTAGCTTTAGCTTTTCTTGCTTTGCCTTTAATATATTACTTTTTTCGCCTAAGCTCTTTATTTCCTCTCCTAAACTTTTCTTTTTACTATCCATATCCTTTATTTTTTCTGTTTCTTCTCTATACCTAATCGTTTGTGTAAATCTTGCTACTTTATCCAAACGCAAAGCGTCTCTAGCACCATCTCTTTCTCTTTCAAAGTTCTCTGTCCTTTGATTGTTTTTCTCAATCAACTTATTGATTTCATTTTCTAAAACTTTTGATTTAGTAGTTAAGTCTTTATAGGAAATTTCAATTTTGGGAATTTCTTTGGGAGTGAAAATATCCTTTTCTCGCTCTGTTAATGCAACAATAAAATTTTGTATAGTATCTTTGTAACCCTTATTTAAGTTTTGATATTGTTCCAAACATTTACAAAAATCACTTGCTAATTCATTATAAAAGTCGCTCTCTTTTATATCAATAAGGCTATCTAACTTATTCTGTTTGTTTTCAAAATCCTTAATCATTTTTTGAAACTGTTCCCTTAATTCTTCAGACTCTTTATTAAAATGCAAATCTAATTTCTCATATAATCGCTTATCTATAGGGTTCTTACAAAACGCACATAATTCCCTTTTGCCTTCATGATATTTCCTACCTTGCCTAACCCACTCTTGCAAAACACTATCTTCCAATAGCTCTTTTATAGGCTCAGAAAGCTTGATAGTCTTTTTTAAAATCTCTTGAGCTTTTAAACAATCTTGCTCAAAATTTAAATTAGGCATAGAAAAAATAGGAATAGACTTCTTGACTTCTTCTTTGGCTATTTGTTTGTTCTTATTAATAGTATCTTCTTCTAAAAAGAAGTCTTTTAATTCTTTTTCAGAAATCTTGTTAATATCATTTTCAAGCCCTCTTTTATCATAATGGCTAGATTTTAAATAATATATCCCACTATCCTTTATCTCTTTGGCTTGTTCTGTCAATTTGCTTGCAAGGCTATCTGAAGAAGCCTTCAAACCATGTTCTTGTTCGCTATATTCCTTTTGTTTCTCTCCTAAACTTTCTTGTAACTCACCATACGCCATCTCAATACTTTTAATTTCTTTTTCCAATTCATTATTGGAATCTCCCAAGACAATAAAAGGCTCAATACTCCCATTTTCTGTATGCAACCAACTTAAATTACTCTTAACAAAATCTGTGTTATAGACACAAATTTCTACATTATTCTCAGAAATTGTATTTTCATCAATCTGAAGTTTGTCATCTAAAGTAAAACAAAATTGTGTTTTTTCATAATCCTTATGTAGCTGTTTGTTTTCTAAACACTGAAATATCCTAGATAATGTTGTTTTGCCAGCATAGTTTCTTCCATAAATAATATTAATTTTTTTAAATTCCTTATCTTTAGGGAATTTATAATTCTCATATGAACCAAAACTTTCTATATCAATTTTTTTAATCACAATCCATAACTCCCATTATCATTTAGAACTATTATACATCACTTTTTATATGAAAAAATTAAGAACATTATTCTATATTGTCCACTTCATACCCAAGCTCCAACGCCTTCACTTGTCCTATGGCATTACCAGCAATGCCCTTAATAGAGCCATACATATTAATGGTGTTATCTAACACTTTTTCAATTTGTTTTTCCCTACTTTTCCAAATCCTAGCCATAGAGCGTTTTTCGCTTTCTAAATCCGCTTTCATTTGACTAAACCCTTCCACAATCGCCTCCACTTGCATGACAAATTCAGAGCTTGTGAGATAATGATAGAGCAAGCTCATTTTATCGCTTTTATTTTCTTGACTTCTCTTAGCCAAACTCACTTTAATAACCCCCTCTCTTAATACCGCACTTAACCCCTTAAACTCTTCAAAAGAACACACCCACACCCCTTGAACTAGCCCCATTCTCTGCATTTCTTTGGGTAAGACTTCACTCACAATAACCCCCACATCAGCCCCAATCTCTCGCATATCGCTTTTAAGTTTTTCAATCCAAGTTTTTTGAAACTCTTTGGTGCGTTTGCTCTCATAATAGATTTTTCCGCAATTTTGAAACTCATTAGTATGCACCACTTGAATACAATCGCCCCCCCTTTGCCCCTTTTTGACCTCTTCGATACAATCTAGGGGAAATTTTTCTTTTAAGAACTCTTCAATCGCTAATTCTTGCACTTCGCCTTGGAGTTGCTGTGAGCTTAGCTCGGCCTTTCTTTGAGCGTTTCTCAACTCGTTTTTTAGTATTTCTAATTGCTCTTCTTTTTGCTTGAATCTCAGCTCATTTTCTTCATGCAAGGCTTTTTGTATTCTTTCTCTTTCTAAAATTAACTTTTCATTCAACCTTTTTTCATTTTCGGCTTTTAATTTGCTTTCTGCTTCATTATTTTCTCTCTTTAATCTCTCAATTTCGGCTTCTTTTTGG is a window encoding:
- a CDS encoding AAA family ATPase; this translates as MIKKIDIESFGSYENYKFPKDKEFKKINIIYGRNYAGKTTLSRIFQCLENKQLHKDYEKTQFCFTLDDKLQIDENTISENNVEICVYNTDFVKSNLSWLHTENGSIEPFIVLGDSNNELEKEIKSIEMAYGELQESLGEKQKEYSEQEHGLKASSDSLASKLTEQAKEIKDSGIYYLKSSHYDKRGLENDINKISEKELKDFFLEEDTINKNKQIAKEEVKKSIPIFSMPNLNFEQDCLKAQEILKKTIKLSEPIKELLEDSVLQEWVRQGRKYHEGKRELCAFCKNPIDKRLYEKLDLHFNKESEELREQFQKMIKDFENKQNKLDSLIDIKESDFYNELASDFCKCLEQYQNLNKGYKDTIQNFIVALTEREKDIFTPKEIPKIEISYKDLTTKSKVLENEINKLIEKNNQRTENFERERDGARDALRLDKVARFTQTIRYREETEKIKDMDSKKKSLGEEIKSLGEKSNILKAKQEKLKLELKNEDKGAGRVNEYLDRYFSHRGLRLYSVDKNGVEGIKYEVQREYRGEYKKAKNLSEGECSLISFCYFMAKHKDKFTNATSKTIIYIDDPISSLDNNHIFSVFGLIESCIVEEKCFKQLFISTHNLDFLRYLKQFVKKGAKTFLIENDSNRTSCLKLMPDYMAKYTTEFQYLFGELYKIYNNSNKEVNDENYSLYYNAGNNLRKFLECYLFYKYPNDDNFSKNLDKLFDNSPESGKINRFANELSHLTHIDRGQKPIDIPEIKDCIQAVMEKLQEKDKEQFEALKESVGVKERNTKDNKEKDKNKKHQ
- a CDS encoding DUF2130 domain-containing protein; amino-acid sequence: MQENHITCPKCQALINVSEVLYKQVELENQNKFLTQQKEFEKEINEKRQQYKNHLKALEQKEQALKQQEQDQKIRFDDEVKRASALALQDERLKIIEEARKNAFLEQQKSLELLKKELDEKSKQVQELHQKEAEIERLKRENNEAESKLKAENEKRLNEKLILERERIQKALHEENELRFKQKEEQLEILKNELRNAQRKAELSSQQLQGEVQELAIEEFLKEKFPLDCIEEVKKGQRGGDCIQVVHTNEFQNCGKIYYESKRTKEFQKTWIEKLKSDMREIGADVGVIVSEVLPKEMQRMGLVQGVWVCSFEEFKGLSAVLREGVIKVSLAKRSQENKSDKMSLLYHYLTSSEFVMQVEAIVEGFSQMKADLESEKRSMARIWKSREKQIEKVLDNTINMYGSIKGIAGNAIGQVKALELGYEVDNIE